One window from the genome of Anopheles merus strain MAF chromosome 3R, AmerM5.1, whole genome shotgun sequence encodes:
- the LOC121595867 gene encoding unconventional myosin-Ia isoform X2, which produces MVDVTECASERYDSASPSKMATLGLSKVFILDKYFTELQKFWETEKKLQDASSSNEAVHLQQRLKSLSSELVTLRNRLHTGGQPPGAGPNGGGVPVGGGTVVSPASGPNTNNAGSNHGTHGATGLATHATNGLMTSTVGANGINVLPHLANSCTNNNNNSSNNNNSTNNATNNATNNAKNHMLVTSAAQCIPSNQAGNNLNASQPNVNVLPIVSPRNTSIPYPLPHHNTSTGALLHGDTVPCGGTLPRRTAMGFGGSNSIQYNAGGHAGSAGLGTIVSPSGCGSGTLLTGTGPTTVHLRERQGSTGRNEMDDLIHLPGPLTEDAVMRTLHNRFNDGKYFTNVGPILLSVNPYHDVGNPLTLSSTRSVPLAPQLRKIVQEAVRQQAETGYPQAIILSGTSGSGKTHCSMLLLRQLFAVAGGGPETDAFKHLAAAFTVLRSLGSAKTTTNSESSRIGQFIEVQVTDGALYRTKIHCYFLDQTRVIRPLPNEKNYHIFYQMLAGLNADECARLNLEGYSPANLRYLQHGDIRQDEQEDAARFQAWKACLGILGIPFLDVVRVLAAVLLLGNVQFVDGQGLEVEVVGETELNAVANLLGVPPAQLFRGLTTRTHNARGQLIKSVCDANMSNMTRDCLAKALYCRTVATIVRRANSLKRLGSTLGTLSSDSNESVHNQAEVASQHASTIGGNAGSKSMAALNNAVRHATDGFIGILDMFGFEEPRPAQLEHLCINLCAETMQHFYNTHIFKSSVESCREEGIICDTEVDYVDNVPCIDLISSLRTGLLSMLDAECSVRGTAESYVAKIKVQHRNSARLEQRALEPYDPRLFAIRHFAGRVEYDTTDFLDTNRDVVPDDLVSVFYKHTCNFGFATHLFGTELKALYAQESGPRGLSFRIAPTSHTDLLNGDEPVSTLTQDFHTRLDNLLRTLVHARPHFVRCIRSNTAEKGGMFDRGAVVRQIRALQVLETVNLMASGFPHRMRFKQFTARYRMLAPFRLLRRCEEKALEDCKVILDFALENPPELDGSVTLSWAPGKRHIFLSEGIRQHLERLRTEVRMKSATLIQATWRGWNLRKRLGTIRRTHDIHLMGGALLSINKTSGARTGNVTHSNANNTGTATRPRPQPIAGTPPPDPNEKCDSKIIAQTCTLFGLDLERPPPVPPSRSYTVTGNSKLGYPQTRIMKMNFPEDPAAVGLGEQLRKGEAVTVTGASHRRGHLIVEHNGISLHVPFQYMELVKTIAPVPPGTGPTGVTVPSPPTASAVNI; this is translated from the exons ATGCATCTTCTTCGAACGAAGCCGTTCACCTGCAGCAAAGACTGAAAAGCCTCAGCTCCGAGCTAGTGACGCTGAGGAATCGACTACACACCGGTGGCCAACCACCGGGAGCAGGACCCAATGGAGGCGGTGTGCCCGTCGGCGGTGGTACTGTAGTATCGCCAGCATCTGGACCAAATACTAACAACGCTGGATCGAACCACGGAACACACGGTGCGACCGGGCTGGCGACACATGCGACCAACGGTCTAATGACGTCCACGGTCGGCGCCAACGGGATCAACGTGCTGCCACATCTTGCCAATAgttgcaccaacaacaacaacaacagcagcaataacaataacagcaCCAACAACGCTACCAATAACGCTACCAATAATGCTAAG AACCACATGCTAGTTACGAGTGCAGCCCAGTGCATACCGTCGAACCAGGCGGGCAACAATCTGAACGCCTCGCAGCCGAATGTCAACGTCTTGCCAATCGTTTCACCAAGAAATACCTCAATCCCGTACCCCTTGCCACATCACAACACCAGTACCGGCGCGCTACTGCATGGAG ACACAGTACCATGCGGTGGAACGCTTCCAAGGCGTACGGCGATGGGTTTCGGTGGCTCGAACTCGATACAGTACAACGCGGGAGGACATGCTGGCAGTGCCGGACTCGGTACGATCGTGTCTCCCAGTGGATGTGGATCCGGCACACTGTTGACCGGTACGGGACCCACCACGGTACACTTGCGCGAGCGGCAGGGGAGCACGGGAAGGAACGAGATGGACGATCTGATACATCTGCCTGGTCCGCTTACGGAGGATGCCGTCATGCGTACGTTGCACAACCGCTTCAACGATGGGAAATATTTC ACCAATGTTGGACCGATACTGCTCTCCGTCAATCCCTACCACGATGTCGGTAACCCACTGACCCTGTCTTCTACCCGCTCCGTTCCTCTTGCCCCCCAATTGCGAAAAATCGTTCAAGAGGCCGTGCGCCAGCAAGCGGAAACGGGCTACCCGCAGGCGATTATTCTTTCTG GTACTTCCGGTTCGGGAAAGACGCACTGTTCGATGTTACTACTGAGACAGTTATTCGCGGTGGCAGGCGGCGGGCCCGAAACTGACGCGTTCAAACATCTGGCAGCGGCCTTCACTGTGCTTCGCTCGCTCGGGTCTGCCAAAACCACGACCAACTCGGAATCGAGTAGAATT GGACAATTTATCGAAGTACAAGTGACGGACGGCGCACTGTACAGGACCAAGATTCATTGCTACTTCCTAGACCAAACGCGCGTCATTCGCCCATTGCCAAACGAGAAAAATTACCACATCTTCTACCAAATGCTGGCCGGACTAAATGCGGACGAATGTGCCCGGCTCAATCTGGAAGGATATTCACCGGCAAATTTGCGCTATCTGCAGCACGGCGATATCCGACAAGATGAGCAGGAGGATGCGGCACGCTTTCAGGCGTGGAAAGCGTGTCTCGGTATTCTCGGTATACCCTTCCTGGATGTTGTGCGTGTCCTAGCGGCGGTTTTGCTTCTCGGAAATGTGCAGTTTGTGGACGGTCAG GGTCTCGAGGTAGAAGTTGTTGGAGAAACAGAACTGAATGCCGTGGCCAACTTGCTAGGTGTTCCACCAGCACAACTATTTCGTGGGCTgaccacacgcacgcacaatgCCCGCGGTCAGCTTATCAAGTCGGTGTGCGATGCCAACATGTCGAACATGACACGCGATTGCTTAGCAAAGGCACTTTACTGTCGAACAGTAGCAACTATTGTTCGTAGAGCAAACAGTTTGAAACG tctCGGCTCAACGTTAGGTACGCTTAGCTCCGACAGCAACGAATCAGTACACAATCAAGCAGAAGTGGCAAGCCAACATGCGTCCACGATTGGCGGAAACGCGGGTTCGAAGTCAATGGCAGCCTTAAACAATGCTGTTCGGCATGCAACAGATGGATTTATTG GTATTTTGGACATGTTTGGTTTCGAGGAACCACGACCGGCCCAGCTAGAGCACTTGTGCATAAATCTATGCGCCGAGACGATGCAGCATTTTTACAACACCCATATCTTTAAGAGTTCCGTTGAATCGTGCCGCGAGGAGGGCATCATCTGCGACACAGAGGTAGACTACGTGGACAACGTTCCCTGCATTGACCTCATCTCGTCGTTGCGTACCGGTCTGTTAAGCATGCTCGATGCGGAGTGTTCGGTGCGCGGTACCGCGGAAAGCTATGTTGCCAAAATTAAGGTTCAGCATCGCAACTCCGCCCGTCTGGAGCAGCGTGCCCTAGAGCCGTACGATCCTCGCCTATTTGCCATCAGACACTTTGCGGGACGCGTCGAGTACGATACCACCGACTTTCTCGACACCAACAGGGACGTGGTACCGGATGATCTGGTGTCTGTGTTTTATAAGCACACGTGTAACTTTGGTTTCGCGACACATCTTTTTGGAACGGAGCTGAAAGCATTGTACGCTCAGGAAAGTGGACCGCGGGGCCTAAGTTTCCGCATTGCACCGACCTCACACACAGATTTGCTAAACGGGGACGAACCAGTATCGACGCTGACGCAAGACTTCCACACCCGTTTGGACAATCTGCTGCGGACGTTGGTGCATGCAAGGCCACATTTCGTTCGTTGCATTCGCAGCAATACGGCCGAAAAGGGCGGTATGTTTGACCGCGGGGCTGTTGTTCGGCAGATTCGTGCTTTGCAGGTGCTGGAAACGGTCAACCTGATGGCGAGTGGGTTCCCTCATAGAATGCGCTTCAAACAGTTCACCGCACGGTACCGGATGCTAGCTCCATTTCGGTTGCTGCGTCGTTGTGAAGAGAAAGCTCTGGAGGATTGCAAGGTGATTCTGGATTTTGCACTTGAAAACCCACCCGAGCTGGACGGTTCCGTAACGCTTTCGTGGGCCCCAGGCAAACGGCACATCTTCTTAAGTGAAGGCATCCGTCAGCACCTGGAACGATTGCGTACGGAGGTGCGCATGAAGAGTGCCACTTTAATTCAAGCGACGTGGCGTGGTTGGAATCTCCGCAAGCGGCTCGGTACGATAAGACGTACACACGATATCCATCTGATGGGTGGAGCACTGCTATCGATCAACAAGACATCAG GTGCTCGAACGGGAAATGTCACACATTCCAATGCAAACAATACAGGTACAGCAACGAGACCGCGGCCGCAACCGATCGCTGGCACTCCGCCACCGGATCCGAATGAAAAGTGCGACTCAAAGATTATCGCACAGACTTGCACATTGTTTGGGTTAGATTTG GAACGACCACCACCAGTGCCACCGTCTCGTTCGTACACCGTGACTGGAAACTCCAAGCTCGGCTACCCGCAAACACGCATCATGAAGATGAACTTCCCCGAGGATCCGGCTGCAGTTGGGCTTGGTGAGCAGCTGCGCAAAGGCGAAGCTGTGACAGTGACCGGAGCTTCCCATCGACGCGGCCATTTAATCGTGGAACATAACGGCATCAGCCTGCACGTACCGTTCCAGTATATGGAGCTGGTAAAGACGATTGCTCCCGTACCGCCTGGCACTGGGCCTACCGGTGTCACAGTGCCTTCACCACCCACCGCCTCCGCGGTCAACATTTGA